The DNA segment TTGAAATCTGCATATATTTATACTTCAGAAGCAAAATGGAGATGTGTCCATTCAGTACACtattcaatgaaaataaattgagtCGTAGTGAGCCCGGACATAGACACAGACAAATTCACCTCTCCAAGCCCATTCTCCTGGAGTTAAATATCTCGGAATAACTCCAGATAGCAAGCTTCAATAAACGTGACACCAAACATCACTTATGGGGCAATAGTCTGGCAAGCTAAAGCAAGTCAGAACATTAAGAGGAAAACCGTCGTTAAACATCAGTAAAGTTACTAGAACGTGCCGTAGTAGTACACCGGAAATCATTCAGATCTCACACCACTTCATATTGTGACAGACAGATTGGCCCATGAGGCCATATGGCATTAACAATATACAGAGAAGATACGGGTGAAGGCGGAATTGGGAATCAGACAGCCTGGTCCTCTCTGACCAAGAACATCTCTTAGCGCATCTTCATAGTGATGAGATGATGAACTGACTAGGAATGAAGATTAGGTATGGAAACCTACACCCAacctatcgaaaaaaaaaacccttAAATGGTACAAAAATGGTTCTTCAATCCTGAAACGGATGAGATGGGCTGTTTAGAGTTGGCACTAGATGCTCAATATTTATGCAATCTAAAGATGTATGGATCCTAGAAAGGAATTGTTAGCAATGTGACATAGCGATACATGCAGGCAGTCAGGCTGCATTAAAAGCACTAAGCTCGCATGTCATCAATTGAGAGATAGTTTGATAGTGCCGAAGAGAACTAAACAAACAACAACAAACAAACAACAAATAAAATAAGTCTGTTTAGTCTGGGTTCCTGTTAACTCGAGGAGACCATGCACCGAAAAAAATCCGAACTACGTCATTGGTCCGGAACCTTTTTATGGTTTAGGATCATGTATCTAAACGAGATTAAGGAGAAGTACAAAACCGCAAGAGAAAAACTTCCCCCTCAGGAAGCACCTATTGGAAAAAAGGTCTATCAGAAATTGACGAGTGCCAAGAACCAAACAGGGCTCTGGAAccggagtctacagtcgtagaTCGCTGGTAGAACTCAGTGTTAGTCTGGGCAGGTCAGTAATCTTCATCATTGACCTATGCGCCAACCTTCTGCTTGACATGGGTTGGATgggtaggtcaataaaaatcctaacggatagtcaagctgccatCAAATCTCTCGCAGCTTACAAATGCAATTCAGCACAGGTACTCGAATGCAGATCTAACatctccaaattgggaagtcacaacagactgcaacttatttgggtacctggacgcTCAGGCTTCAGAGACAACGAATTATTGAATGCTCTAGCCAGTCTAGCCAGTCTAGCCAGAAAATGCGCAACCTCAGCGCTAATTGGCCCGGAACCAACTATAGGAATTTCTAATTCCTTAGTCAGGGACAGAACAATAGCTGGATAAAGCAGAGGGTCTTGGAATACTGACGCAACTGTCCTGGATTGCATCACTCGCATAGGGCCATTTCAGTGGGATTTTATAGAATCAATCTTAGATCTATAACGGCGGTCTTCACGGGACATTGCAGGATCAGAGCTCAATTACACAAagttagcatcgtcaatgaatAACTCTGCAGGCTCTGCCTAGAGTAGGAGGAAACGGTTGAGCACATCCtttgtgactgcccggcggcagacacaGACTTGGAGTCTTTGGTTCTCCCAAGCTAAATCTAGAGGGACTCGTGAATTACTCCCCCTCTGTCATCATCTGTCCATCATCATGAGAGGTTTAGCTCTATGAGCTCGTTTGTATGCTACAACCGACCGGCTTTGGTCGTGGTAGAAGGTTTGGTTGGTCCGACCACAGCATCAGTCATCTGTAGTAGTCAAACTAAAAtctatgtttgaaaaaaatataggtgtTCTGAAAGATTTAAAATAGTTGGCTAATTTCTTCAGCCTTGAACATGCCTCTTGGTGGATTGCAAGGCTAGTTTTATGATTCTGACAGTTTACTACGGCAGAATTTTGAATACTTCATTCTTGGACATTgtgaatattcaatatattcaatgaaaattaaACAATGCATTTGTGTAACACTTTGAAGCACTGAATTTGTGGTAATTTTAATAAGAAAAAGGTTGTCCATTTAAAGTAAAGACTTTAAGATCCGATTTAACAAATGAAAACGAATCACTCACTGGATAAAACTGCTTTCGATAgttgacaaaatttttaatggtTCCTATTGTAATGAGTGCAATTGAAAGTTATTATTAACGAATAACAATTATCATGAACTCAAAACAGATAATAACCACAAGATAACGGCACGTTTCATTATAAtagcaatgaaaaattttcactcCTGATACCGAATATAGTAGCTATTCAGTTTCAATAGTCACTTGGGAACCAGCCAATCGTGTAATTTATCGGCTGGTATGTATGATAATTTAGACATCTTTTGAATGATTCATGAGACCCAAGCTATattcatctcctgattcgaaaTTATGATTGCAGCTTACATCCCGTATACTGATACTTTGGATATTTTTCTGAGTTCAACATGGTACTATCAATGGAGAGAAGGAGAGGCAAAGTTGCAGTGGTAACTGGTGCCAGCGCAGGAATAGGCGCCAAAATTATCGAAATGATGGTCAAGAATGGCATGATTGTAAGTGAATTTCATCCACGATTAAATTTGATTCACTGATTTCAATAACGTTAATAAAACTGTAAAAACTAATgggatgaatgaaaaaaaacctTTTAGGTTCAAAATGCACTCCTTTTTTTCGGGAAGCTATCTATGCTTAACTTCCACTCATGTTTGAGccttttaattttcaaattacgcgtttttttttagataaataaaacacataatttgccatcgttttcaaaaactttttattggtTGTAATTGAAGTGtcagttatgacatttatgtacgaaaaataatatctgccgaatggccttctcttgcagcactacagacgtttaaattttcaatgaaattttgacataattaAGGCTCTAACTCACTGAtgacacgaataatttcattctTTACTTCAGGAAGCGATTGTCGATTATTCTTATAGACCTGGCTTCTCACTTAAACCCAAAGAAAATAGTCCAACGATGTGAAATCACATGATCTTGGTGGCCAATTGACATCAGCGTTTCTGGAGATTATTCGTCCCgaaaattattgtttcaataaatcaattgagTCATTTGCAAAGTGAGGTGTGGCGCCATCCTGTTGAATCCAAATGTCctctttatcaatatttattaattcaggcctcaaaaattcgattatcaccgaaccggtctcttgaaatttgttaataattccACCAACAGTGCTTTTAGATGGACGAttatgtaaaccataaaattcacgtaattttctaaaaacacttttcacagaacgctgatttttatgaaataatttaacaatctgaacgcgttgttgtatcgtgtacaAAGCCATTTTGATAAATGTCGTTTATCATactttttaaatgtcaaaatacccagacaaattcggtgcgccatctatatttcatttattcttaaaaaaaacgcGCAATTTGAAACATCCTTTATATTGAAACACCGTTCAGCAGATATtagtaattgaattttttacatTAATTGTCACCACCATCCCACATCACATGAATATCAAATATCACGCAATTTCAGAAACATAATCTTTGAGCATTCTCTATATTTTAATAAGATAtgatttcagcttattttaCAATCATACTCGTGGGAAATGAGTTTCATTTAGTTCTTACCAAACGATATTCACTTTCTTCTTATTACACAAGAAATTATTGTCCAATTCAACTCAATAATTAAACTGTATGATTTTTGCTATATGAGTTCTTTACCACTACACTGGAAGATCTCTTGCAAAATATCTAGGAAAAAGggaaaataatattaataattaataGCACATCTGCCCAATAATCTCAATCAGTTTCCTAATTTCtacgaaaaaattacaaaatagcTTTTCCGATGCCATCTTTGAGGAGCTTGTTATGATAATGAATGGATAGAAACTTATAAGACATTTATTGACGTCCAGTTTCTTAATCAaatttacggccggtttcataattaaACCCAAGGTCCCTTTGATTTTAAAGCCTCCTTTCACCCTACTCAAAATGACAGTGAAGGAAGcttcaagcttaaagtgactttaaatttgattatgaaactggacgtaaaagtcactttaagctcaaagcttcctttactgtaatTTTCAGtcgggttaaaggaagctttaaaactaaatggactttaggtttgattatgaaaccagcCGTAACTGTCCTCTATATTATGACAACTATCAATGTCATAGTAACTAGATGTAACTTATATTACAACAAAGCTTATCCAACACTCTGTATTGTTTTACGTAAAGATCCTCTTGCAGTGGTAGAAATTCACTTGAAATTATCCGCTAAAATATGGAGAAATTTGTTTGTACAAAGTATGAATGTATGTGAACACAATTTTTATGCATCAGTGATTTTACCCAGAGGTGATTGGAAGGGATGTAGCTTTCATTGTTACGTTTTGTGCTGATGCAGAGATTCTGCGTTGTCCTCTTACACTGAACTGTATGCTTCAAAATATTGAAGAGTCGAACAAAATATTTGTGCACCCTACTTTTCattccacaaaatattgtatGCAACGTTTTGCCAGTGTAGGAGGGCCAAACACTCCGCAGTTTCAAaccattttcatttatttcaggtAATCGGCATTGCTCGAAGAAGTGAATTGGTCGAGAAACACGCAGAAAAACTTGCGAATCAACCAGGAAAACTTCATGCAATGAAAGTGGACATGACAGACGATGGCGCGATCGTGAAAGCCTTCGAAGAAATCGAGAGGAAGTTCGATCCTATCCATGTACTCGTCAATAACGCAGGCATTTTTCCTACCGGCAGTCTTCTGAACGGAACCACTGAATTTTGGAGGAAAGTAATTGACACTAACGTCTTGGCACTTTGCACCGCCACCAGAGAGGCTATCAGAATCATGAAAAAGAACGGAGTTGATGGAGACATCATAAATATCAACAGTATTGCGGGACACAAAGTGCCTCTACTTCCATTTCTGAACATTTATCCAGCTAGCAAATTCGCAGTCACTGCTATCTGCGAGTCGCTTAGGCAGGAGCTGGTGGAGGAGGGAAGCAAAATTCGAGTTACGGTGAGAATCACATCGACGATTATCCATTCACTAATTTCAGACTACTTTTTTGAGTATTCGGATTGTTGTATTTACTCATAGTCACAATTGTCGCCCATTTTTCAACTCAAGTACACATGAATTTTCAATGGTATGTATGCAATACAAAATTCATCAACTTTTGATGCCATTTTTCAATCCCAACTTGTTTCATCCTAATCAGAAACCgtcaaaagattcatcgaacGATTAGAGTTCTATCTACCAAATGTGCCAACTTATGACTAAAGGCAGTCGTCCATATAATGAAGATCTTCGTTTAACTCTCGAGCATTACGAAGAATTCTCATCTAATGGAGCAGGTTCTGTAAAAACCAAGACCTAGGAAGAGGTGTCACAAGATCACTATCGAAATTCTTTAGACACTGGAGTTTGATAGTGTCTTTATTGGCaaaacaaataataatttacGATACGCGGATGAAACCCTCCTACGAACAAGCGAACAAAGAATTCCTGAATTAACTTAAATAGATAATATGATGTAGATTTCAACCAGAAGAAAACAAATTTCATTACTGTGGGTAGAGATTGACATCCCcgtaggccttgaaagtccagacgcagcttaatatctggtcataaaagatcttcaataatttctgtagtttcattcACAGAAGTCGAGtaaataaatataacctagaaggtacttgaaaagaagaaatattcgaattctgaacatattaatcagcattcaaaattggtaCAATTATATTTCCAATTTGTTCCATTGAATTAAGGACATAAACAGCAGCAAAAATCCAATTATCTTAGGTCAGTACATAGATTCATATATAATAGGTCTATATAGATAAGTGTTTATtctcaataccaacctgaaattagcaacacaaaatctcaacttatgggctattatcAACTTAAATTTCGATTTTCTATAGCCcaccgagatgtcaatcattcttgaatggacttaagatgtctaaaactctggtgtattcactgattcgattttgtttttaatttcgtggggatatgggatcagtttcgtttctcccactgtaggtagcgctgtttggaatttgacagagcattgtcaattgatatttgaaaataatttgaatacttcctTCGACTCACGAATATGTTctatttataaacgattattggtgtgtgaaaatgtatattatagtttcgagaaagggatgtagaacattcatttattcaacatgtcgttcagttttctgtatggacaatcaagaactacagctaagaattcggtgtcgttggaatttgaagcagaaccaaatgagatgaacgaacattcgggaccgatatagctaagttttatggaaacttcaacaatgtttcaaagaaactgtattggaaatacgtaatgtgaattgtgagcatgtattgagaatcagaaatacataaatctattcgagtccgttacttaaaatattcttcctgagtagatatagtgaaaattccctttccgtcaactgaatatattggatatttgaccaatcaactgtgttttattgatatcatattgaattatccccctcacgaattcaatttgtcaaacggaaattatctcgAAGAAAattagtaaatactccttcggacccttattcgatagtgttgaaaatattgaaggatttgtttttacaaagaaaattaaagggtaaatcacaaataatccttaacagctgacaaaatgggccagttcatattttgaactcgttgatcgatattcgatatatgaacgcaaaacaaaataaaacgagagatcatttgacttcctttggtagaacaaggatagaacgaaacaaatgacatggtggcgccgccacgaaactgatcccatatccccgattttctgaaatgttgatgcttgcaaaaagtgacaagtgcacacaccagtgttttagacatcttaaatgGACTATACCTAGGTGTACTACTGACAAACATGCATACAgaagatgaaaagcagaatagaAATGTCTTTGAAAAACCTGGAAAGATTAAAAGATTTTTTACACTAAACGCCAAAAACGAAATAGTTCAAACTAATAATAGTTTGAACTTTAGTttggaaaatataaattttccatACCCTTTTC comes from the Coccinella septempunctata chromosome 2, icCocSept1.1, whole genome shotgun sequence genome and includes:
- the LOC123306301 gene encoding farnesol dehydrogenase-like, with translation MVLSMERRRGKVAVVTGASAGIGAKIIEMMVKNGMIVIGIARRSELVEKHAEKLANQPGKLHAMKVDMTDDGAIVKAFEEIERKFDPIHVLVNNAGIFPTGSLLNGTTEFWRKVIDTNVLALCTATREAIRIMKKNGVDGDIININSIAGHKVPLLPFLNIYPASKFAVTAICESLRQELVEEGSKIRVTSISPGAVGTEGFEVMKNDVEKMESIPSLDPEDVADSIEYVLSTPPHVQVYELTIKPVGEKF